A window of Eubacteriaceae bacterium ES3 contains these coding sequences:
- the gshAB gene encoding bifunctional glutamate--cysteine ligase GshA/glutathione synthetase GshB yields MIDLLKKLQPETILKSGIGLERESLRVTHEGKLSLTAHPEIFGDKLTNPYITTDFSESQVEMITPVFDSCAEACDFLEALTDIVLYEISNQDEWLWPQSMPCAIDDEEKIPIAVYQGISGEKAYQYRKELKEKYGGKRQLISGLHYNFSFNEEMLKFLWVKLSPDESYQSFLDRIYLKTVRNYLKYRWLVIYLTGASPAIHKSYDTEQISSMSDIGSEGYSFKNGISMRNGSTTGYKNRIDLYPDYSTLDSYIKSVQKFIGNGEISEAKELYSQIRLKASDPQNPLDSLQKDGIKYLEIRTLDLNPFEKRGISKTDCEFLNLLMLFCLLEGETLYPTWQQEAMLNEVNVAEHGLDESLELLDHQKWTSRQGWSEDILEKMMEINDYLNLGKDVVIKEMLTRTNNINKTHAYQFKKHLRNGFTEAHLVLASRHSKKAIEMNHSLKGFENWELSTQILIKEAITRGIRVLPLDMSDNIICLQKNSHQEIIKQATKTSADSYITPLVMENKLVTKWVLKEKGLPVPDDVTVTSLEEAKIILLKYVNKPLVIKPKSTNYGIGISVFENGASIDSLIHAVTLALKHDSVAMIENFVKGMEFRFLIIGDEMVAVLHRRPSNVLGDGINTIKDLISIKNEHPYRGDGKTTPLKIIELDELSCAYLERQNLDENYIPSLGERIYLRGNSNISTGGDSIDYTDLICENFKQVSLRAAKAMNAVFCGVDMIIEDYKDENSAFSIIEMNFNPMISMQAFPYEGKQRRLGFNILKTLNLI; encoded by the coding sequence ATGATCGATTTATTAAAAAAACTTCAGCCGGAAACAATTTTAAAATCAGGAATAGGTTTGGAACGCGAAAGTTTAAGAGTTACCCATGAAGGAAAACTTTCATTAACGGCACATCCGGAAATTTTTGGTGATAAACTCACTAACCCATATATTACAACTGATTTCTCAGAAAGCCAGGTCGAAATGATCACGCCAGTATTTGATTCTTGTGCGGAAGCCTGTGATTTTTTGGAAGCCTTAACAGATATTGTTCTCTATGAAATATCTAATCAGGATGAGTGGCTATGGCCTCAATCCATGCCTTGCGCAATTGATGATGAAGAAAAAATACCCATAGCTGTGTATCAAGGTATCAGTGGAGAAAAAGCGTATCAATATCGAAAAGAACTGAAAGAGAAATATGGCGGAAAACGACAATTAATATCGGGATTACATTATAATTTTTCTTTTAATGAGGAAATGCTTAAGTTTTTATGGGTAAAACTTTCACCTGATGAATCATATCAATCTTTTTTAGATCGAATTTATTTGAAAACTGTTAGGAATTATCTGAAATATCGCTGGTTAGTAATCTATCTTACTGGTGCATCACCTGCTATACATAAGTCTTATGATACAGAACAAATTTCTTCAATGTCAGATATCGGAAGTGAAGGATACAGCTTTAAAAATGGTATTTCGATGAGAAATGGCAGTACGACAGGATATAAAAATCGCATTGATTTATATCCTGATTACTCCACTCTTGATTCTTATATTAAAAGTGTGCAAAAATTCATTGGAAATGGTGAGATATCTGAAGCAAAGGAATTATATAGTCAAATTCGGCTCAAAGCCAGTGACCCCCAAAACCCTCTTGATTCACTTCAAAAGGATGGAATCAAGTATCTGGAGATCAGAACGCTTGATCTTAATCCTTTTGAAAAACGTGGCATTTCAAAAACAGATTGTGAATTTCTGAATCTCTTAATGCTTTTCTGTTTATTGGAAGGAGAAACTCTTTATCCGACCTGGCAACAGGAAGCAATGCTCAATGAAGTTAATGTTGCAGAGCATGGATTAGATGAAAGTTTAGAACTTTTAGACCATCAGAAATGGACATCCAGGCAGGGATGGTCAGAAGATATTCTAGAAAAGATGATGGAAATAAATGATTACCTTAATCTAGGAAAAGATGTTGTAATTAAAGAGATGTTAACTCGAACAAATAATATTAACAAGACTCATGCATATCAATTTAAGAAGCATTTGCGAAATGGATTTACTGAAGCACATCTTGTTCTGGCATCAAGACATTCAAAAAAAGCTATTGAAATGAATCACTCTTTAAAAGGTTTTGAAAACTGGGAACTTTCTACACAAATTTTGATTAAAGAAGCAATAACAAGAGGAATACGTGTTTTACCACTAGATATGTCAGATAACATCATTTGTCTGCAGAAAAATTCACATCAGGAGATTATAAAGCAAGCAACTAAAACTAGTGCAGACTCCTATATAACCCCACTTGTTATGGAAAATAAACTTGTCACAAAGTGGGTTCTAAAAGAAAAGGGCTTACCGGTTCCAGATGATGTAACAGTTACATCTTTAGAAGAAGCGAAAATAATTTTGTTAAAATACGTTAACAAACCACTTGTCATCAAGCCAAAGTCGACTAATTATGGGATTGGTATTTCGGTTTTTGAAAATGGCGCTAGCATTGATTCGCTTATCCATGCTGTTACTTTAGCTTTAAAACACGACTCTGTTGCGATGATAGAAAATTTTGTTAAAGGCATGGAATTTCGATTTCTGATTATTGGTGACGAAATGGTTGCTGTTTTGCATCGACGACCGTCTAATGTGTTAGGTGATGGGATAAACACGATAAAGGATTTAATCTCTATAAAAAATGAACACCCATACCGTGGTGACGGTAAAACTACTCCTCTAAAAATTATCGAACTTGATGAACTGTCATGTGCTTATCTAGAAAGACAGAATTTGGATGAAAACTATATTCCATCGCTAGGCGAAAGAATCTATTTACGAGGTAATTCGAACATCAGTACCGGTGGAGATAGTATTGATTACACAGATTTGATCTGTGAAAACTTTAAACAGGTATCCCTTCGAGCAGCAAAAGCGATGAATGCTGTTTTTTGTGGGGTTGATATGATTATTGAAGACTATAAAGACGAGAATTCGGCATTCTCGATTATTGAAATGAACTTTAATCCCATGATTTCTATGCAGGCTTTCCCATATGAGGGAAAGCAAAGGCGTCTTGGATTCAATATTTTGAAAACACTAAATTTGATTTAG
- the rlmH gene encoding 23S rRNA (pseudouridine(1915)-N(3))-methyltransferase RlmH: protein MYVQIICLGKIKEKFMKQAIDEYSKRLSSYCRLEIIELKDEIIPEKASDADYLQLINKEGERILGKIKNGAYVICLDLSGQQLDSQEFSRKIENLGIQGKSHIIFIIGGSLGLSESIKNRADLKLSFSKMTFPHQLFRVMLLEQIYRSFKIIHNETYHK from the coding sequence ATGTATGTTCAAATAATCTGTCTTGGAAAAATTAAAGAAAAATTCATGAAACAGGCTATCGATGAATATTCAAAACGGCTTTCATCATATTGTCGTCTGGAAATTATTGAATTAAAAGACGAAATAATTCCGGAAAAAGCAAGTGACGCAGATTACCTTCAACTAATTAATAAAGAAGGTGAACGAATTTTAGGAAAGATAAAAAACGGTGCCTACGTTATTTGTCTGGATCTTTCTGGTCAACAATTAGATTCACAGGAATTTTCACGAAAGATCGAAAACCTCGGAATTCAAGGAAAAAGTCATATAATCTTTATAATTGGCGGTTCATTAGGCTTGTCGGAATCAATAAAAAACAGAGCTGATTTGAAGCTTTCGTTTTCAAAAATGACTTTTCCGCATCAACTTTTTCGGGTAATGCTACTTGAACAGATTTATCGCAGTTTTAAAATTATCCATAATGAAACATATCATAAATAA
- a CDS encoding IS110 family transposase: protein MIYAGIDVAKDKHDCFITNSDGEILFKAFTIMNNRDGFDDFFQKISSVAEDLTKVKVGLEATGHYSYNLLGYLVDKGLATYVINPLHTNLYRKSLSLRQTKTDKVDARTIASMIMSDVNLKSYSDTSYHNEELKSLTRYRFDKVKQRSKLKQSISRLVTILFPELEKLVPTLHLTSVYALLSEFPGASAVASAHLTRLSKLIETASKGRYSKDTAVRFREAARTSIGSNMPAKSLELKHTIKLIQELDCEIDEIESEIKIIIDEINSPILSIPGISYRMGAMIIAEIGDFKRFDTPDKILAYAGLSPSTYQSGQLDGAYSHMEKRGSRYLRYALFNATKFVCNWDPIFAAYLAKKRSEGKHYNVAISHAAKKLVRVIYQLERSGQTYIKSA from the coding sequence ATGATTTATGCAGGAATTGATGTTGCTAAAGATAAGCATGATTGCTTTATTACTAACTCAGATGGAGAGATACTCTTTAAAGCCTTTACCATTATGAACAACCGTGATGGTTTTGATGATTTTTTTCAGAAGATTTCCTCTGTTGCAGAAGATTTAACTAAAGTAAAAGTAGGGCTGGAAGCCACAGGACATTACAGTTACAATCTTCTCGGTTATCTCGTTGATAAAGGTCTCGCCACCTATGTTATCAATCCGTTACATACCAATCTGTACAGAAAAAGTCTAAGCCTTAGACAGACGAAAACGGATAAGGTAGATGCCCGAACAATTGCTTCTATGATTATGTCTGATGTGAACTTAAAGTCCTACTCAGACACATCTTACCACAATGAAGAATTGAAGTCATTAACCCGCTATCGTTTTGATAAAGTAAAGCAACGTTCGAAACTTAAACAATCTATTTCCAGACTTGTTACAATTCTTTTCCCTGAATTGGAAAAACTTGTTCCTACTCTTCATTTAACTTCTGTTTATGCATTGCTTTCTGAATTCCCGGGTGCTAGTGCTGTTGCGTCTGCTCACCTTACGCGGCTTTCCAAACTCATTGAAACAGCCTCTAAAGGTCGATATTCCAAAGATACCGCTGTTCGTTTCAGAGAAGCCGCTAGAACTTCTATTGGCTCAAATATGCCGGCTAAATCACTGGAACTAAAACACACCATTAAGCTTATTCAGGAACTTGATTGTGAAATTGATGAAATAGAATCTGAAATCAAAATCATAATTGATGAAATAAATTCTCCCATTCTTAGCATTCCTGGAATCAGTTATCGTATGGGGGCTATGATTATTGCTGAAATCGGTGATTTTAAACGCTTTGATACTCCTGACAAAATACTTGCTTATGCTGGTCTGTCGCCATCAACTTACCAATCAGGACAACTTGATGGTGCCTATTCCCATATGGAGAAACGAGGCTCCAGATATCTTCGCTATGCATTATTTAATGCAACTAAATTTGTTTGTAACTGGGATCCAATATTTGCAGCTTATCTTGCAAAGAAACGTTCTGAAGGAAAACACTACAATGTCGCAATATCTCACGCGGCCAAAAAGCTTGTAAGAGTCATTTACCAGTTGGAAAGATCTGGGCAAACATACATTAAATCAGCTTAG